GCTGGATCCCAGTTTAGTCATTTTCTTCCTCTCAAAAACTCCGCCTTTGGATCTGCTCAGCTGTTCAATATGATCGGTGGTTGTATAAAAGCTATTGAGAAAATGAGAGTCAGAAATGTGATGCTGATTGTGATCGGAGATATGTGAATGTGAGTGGGTTTATACAGGGTTTTTGAAGAAGTCAGCAGCCGAATCAATTCAAATCACTGGCTATTTTTAATATGAACTAAAAAATATAAGCTAATCTGATCTGAGTGATCTCCATGTGATGTAACCAGGAGAACAAGTGGGAATTTGACAGCCTGTGAATACTAATAGCATACACGTTTTCTGGGCCAGTTactataaaaaataatttcttGAGCTCGATATCCGATTGACGGAACTCCATAAAACTGGAATATACAGGAGACATATCCACTGCTTTTGATCAAAAATgccagagagaaaagaaaatagctCGTTTGTTGCTAGTTAATTTTCTTGTGCGAAGAAACTATGGCCAAGGCTGCCGTTTCGATCTTGCTCGGAGATCTCACTAAGTTTATCGCTGAGGAAAATCAATTGTTGAAGTTGAAGGGAGTCAAGGATCAATTTGAGCAGGCGCAAAGGGTGCTACGGCAGATACAGGCCGTCCTGAAGGATGCGGGTTCAAAACAGGAAGAGGATAAAGAAATCGGCGGGTGGATGTCAGATGTTAGAGATGCTGTTTATAATTTGGAGGAAGTCGTTCAAGAATTTTTCTTTGAAGCGGCTTCCAAGAACAGAGAAAATAGTATGAAGATTGTTCTGAAAAAGTTGGCTCGCTTCCCGAAGGACGGTAACAAAATTGGCTCACGAATTGAGAGCATCACGGCTGTACTTACAGAATTGATCAGCAGAACACCATCAACTGACGGGGGAGGTGCCACTTCCGCTGAGAGGGAACGAGATCCAAGACAAACTACTCCATCTGTTCGTGAAGGTGATGTTGTTGGTGTACAGGGAGATATAAAGATGTTAGTCGAGCGTCTGGTTAACGAAGAAAACTGTCACCAAGTAGTTTCTATTTGGGGaatgggcgggttggggaaaaCCACGCTTGCAAAGATGGTTTATAATGATCCTGGTGTTAGGAACCATTTTAGTTATTTCGCTTGGGTGTGCATTTCTCAAAAATATCAAGAAAGAGATGTTTTGGGAGAAATTCTGGATCAACTTAACAGTGGGGATGTTCAGCAAAGAAGGGATTTTACAAATACGACCACTCATGAATTAGCAGATCAGCTTCACACTGCCCTCCAAGCCAAAACATGTTTGGTGGTGCTTGATGACATTTGGAACCATGAAGTATGGCAATCTTTACGAGATGTAGTTCCACCTGTTACGGAAACAAAGAGCCGAATATTAGTCACTACTCGCAATACGCAAGTAGTTTCCCTTCCAAACGTGAATACTTCACTCTATGAAGCTCGGCTACTGAGTGATACTGAAAGCTGGGAACTGTTCGAGAAGAGAGCAAACTTTGGCGGAGAAAATACAGGTGTTTCTCATGAACTCTATTCTTTTTATATATGACGAAAGTTATTACATTAGATTCATTATCTTCGGAAAATGTTTAATTGTAACGACTTCTATATCAAACTATGATTCATAATCATCACTGTTCCATGTAgttgaaaaaaaattcagataaATAATTACAGACATTCATCAGGTAAATTGTTCATCGGTAGTCAACCCTGTGCCCTTGCAAATCTCTTTAGGCCGACATAAACCTGAATATTTCGTATCTTGAAAATACAATTGCTAATTGCTAATTTGAGAAAAGTTTATTTATCTGATTTCCTTTTCCTTTCAGGATCCAATTATGAAATTAAGAGAACACTAGGGGAGACGATGCTTAAACGTTGTGCAGGTTTGCCAGCAGCTATCATTTTGCTAGCAGGACTTCTAGCTCAAAAAAacacagctagtgactggaatGCCGTGCATGATGGTGTTGTTAAATATTTATGGAGAGACACAGCATTTAATAGTCCAGTATCGGTGTTTGAAAGGAGTTACAGAGATCTACCATTTCGCTTACAGCCATGCTTTCTATATTTAGCACAATTTCCAGAAGATTATGAGATATCAACGAAAAGGTTGACTCAATTGTGGATGGCAGAAGGTCTTATATCTTCAGAAGGTCTTGTACCTTCAGAATCAGAAGAAACAATGGAAGATGTGTCATATCGTTTGTTAGATGAAATGGTGGAAAGGTCTATGGTTCAAGTTGGAGGACATGGTTCAACAAGGATGATAAAAACCTGCCGTCTGCATCGTCTCATGCGGGACATGTGCTTGATGAAGGCTAAAGAAGAGAATTTTCTCCAAGTTCAGGATCTTTCTGCAGCCACCTTTGTCCAGGCAGCACCAATTAATAAAGTTCGAAGGCTTTCCGTCTACTTGAAAGGAGAAGTTGATGAGTTGGCTCCCACTAGAACTGAAAGCAATGGTCACCTCAAGTCTCTGTTATACTTTGTCCAAGAAAACTTTTACTCAGAGCGCAGTAAAAATTTACTAGTGTCACTGTTGAAGGACTTCAAAATGCTTAGTGTGTTGAAGTTCGAAGATATGAAGGCAGAGCCAGAAGTAGAGCTACCGAGTGTTGTGGGGAATCTAGTGTTGCTGAGGTTCTTAAGTCTAAAGAATAGTGAGATAAAAAGGATTCCATCATCTGTAGCTAATTTGGTGTTTTTGCAAACTCTTGATATACGTTGTGCTGAATGGGTTAGCGTTGAAGTCCCAGATGTATTTGGGGAGATGAGCCAATTGAGACATTTGTATTTACCCTTGAATCACAGGGCAACTGCAAAACTGTCACTGGCTAATCTTAGCAATTTGCAGACACTAGTCAACTTATCAAGTGAAGATTGCAATTTGAATGATATTTTAAAATTGACCAGTCTAAGAAAACTAGTCATAAATGCACCACGGTCTACAGACTTGACAAATCTGGGTGAGTTTATGAGATCTAAAGACATCAGCTTCGACCGCCATCTCCACTCTCTATCTCTGATGGCGGGCAATGGTACTGGGGACATAACAATGGAGGTAGTATCAAGGTGTCCTCAACTACGCAAGCTGCGTCTGAATGGCCGAATCAAAGAGTTGCAGGATAAATTCTTGTGTTCATACCTCACCAAGGTAACGCTAGAGCAAACTCATCTTGAGGGCTACGACATCGAA
This portion of the Rosa chinensis cultivar Old Blush chromosome 1, RchiOBHm-V2, whole genome shotgun sequence genome encodes:
- the LOC112182735 gene encoding probable disease resistance RPP8-like protein 2, yielding MAKAAVSILLGDLTKFIAEENQLLKLKGVKDQFEQAQRVLRQIQAVLKDAGSKQEEDKEIGGWMSDVRDAVYNLEEVVQEFFFEAASKNRENSMKIVLKKLARFPKDGNKIGSRIESITAVLTELISRTPSTDGGGATSAERERDPRQTTPSVREGDVVGVQGDIKMLVERLVNEENCHQVVSIWGMGGLGKTTLAKMVYNDPGVRNHFSYFAWVCISQKYQERDVLGEILDQLNSGDVQQRRDFTNTTTHELADQLHTALQAKTCLVVLDDIWNHEVWQSLRDVVPPVTETKSRILVTTRNTQVVSLPNVNTSLYEARLLSDTESWELFEKRANFGGENTGSNYEIKRTLGETMLKRCAGLPAAIILLAGLLAQKNTASDWNAVHDGVVKYLWRDTAFNSPVSVFERSYRDLPFRLQPCFLYLAQFPEDYEISTKRLTQLWMAEGLISSEGLVPSESEETMEDVSYRLLDEMVERSMVQVGGHGSTRMIKTCRLHRLMRDMCLMKAKEENFLQVQDLSAATFVQAAPINKVRRLSVYLKGEVDELAPTRTESNGHLKSLLYFVQENFYSERSKNLLVSLLKDFKMLSVLKFEDMKAEPEVELPSVVGNLVLLRFLSLKNSEIKRIPSSVANLVFLQTLDIRCAEWVSVEVPDVFGEMSQLRHLYLPLNHRATAKLSLANLSNLQTLVNLSSEDCNLNDILKLTSLRKLVINAPRSTDLTNLGEFMRSKDISFDRHLHSLSLMAGNGTGDITMEVVSRCPQLRKLRLNGRIKELQDKFLCSYLTKVTLEQTHLEGYDIERLEKLENLKLLTLRMDAIKSGTMVFSQRGFPSLQFLSLIGLSELKEWKVEKGAMPSLSKLHIEYCWGLKVLPEGLQYISSLKELTIKRMYHEFCSRLGEEGEDFYKIKHVPSVTNLQ